In a genomic window of Rhododendron vialii isolate Sample 1 chromosome 12a, ASM3025357v1:
- the LOC131311144 gene encoding nuclear transcription factor Y subunit C-1-like: MEPNPPPPTAAPPPYPPQPPYPHQLLQQQHHQHQQNQLNTFWTHQRQEIESATDFKNHQLPLARIKKIMKADEDVRMISAEAPVLFAKACELFILELTIRSWLHAEENKRRTLQKNDIAAAITRTDIFDFLVDIVPREEIIEEEGGGFGLVGDSTVGGVPYYYPPIGQPAVGPGMYMQPPPSQAWQSVWQTGAGDDGAYGGGGSGGQGNLDGQG, translated from the exons ATGGAACCCAACCCCCCACCACCCACGGCGGCGCCACCCCCGTACCCACCTCAACCGCCCTACCCCCACCAACTCCTCCAGCAACAACATCACCAACACCAACAAAACCAACTCAACACTTTCTGGACCCACCAACGCCAAGAGATCGAATCTGCCACCGACTTCAAGAACCACCAGCTCCCCCTAGCCCGGATCAAGAAAATCATGAAAGCCGACGAGGACGTCCGCATGATCTCCGCCGAGGCCCCCGTCCTCTTCGCCAAGGCCTGCGAGCTCTTCATCTTAGAGCTCACGATCCGTTCCTGGCTCCACGCCGAGGAGAACAAGCGCCGGACCCTCCAGAAGAACGACATCGCGGCCGCCATCACCCGGACTGATATCTTCGATTTCTTGGTGGATATTGTGCCTAGGGAGGAGATTATAGAGGAGGAGGGAGGCGGGTTTGGATTGGTGGGGGATAGTACAGTTGGTGGGGTGCCTTATTATTACCCGCCAATTGGGCAGCCGGCGGTGGGGCCGGGTATGTATATGCAGCCTCCGCCATCGCAGGCGTGGCAGTCGGTTTGGCAGACGGGGGCGGGGGATGATGGGGCGTACGGTGGTGGAGGGAGTGGTGGGCAGGGGAATCTTGATGGGCAAGG gtAA